Proteins encoded together in one Salarchaeum sp. JOR-1 window:
- a CDS encoding carbon-nitrogen hydrolase family protein: MVTVAACQLALSDLDPDANLAAITDRLRGLPDDTRVAVFPEYALTGFVADDRIESVALDRESDRLARLDALAREHDTAILAGFVEDASDAYYNTAVYVTPEGDRTYYRKRHLWADEADALAPGDERVVVDSPLGRTGLVTCYDLNFVAESAAFTGDRVDALFVVGAWPAPYAQNWNLLLRARALDGVRWVVGAGRTGRRDLPDAPVTDYAGQSRVIRPDGSVQAALNRRETDLVADIDPDDIAAHREFIPVV; this comes from the coding sequence ATGGTCACTGTCGCCGCCTGCCAGCTCGCCCTCTCAGACCTCGACCCGGACGCGAACCTCGCCGCCATAACCGACCGACTGCGCGGCCTCCCCGACGACACCAGAGTCGCCGTGTTCCCGGAGTACGCGCTCACCGGGTTCGTCGCCGACGACCGAATCGAATCCGTCGCCCTCGACCGGGAGAGCGACCGGCTCGCCCGCCTCGACGCGCTCGCCCGCGAGCACGACACCGCGATTCTCGCGGGGTTCGTGGAGGACGCGAGCGACGCGTACTACAACACCGCGGTGTACGTCACGCCGGAGGGCGACCGGACGTACTACCGGAAACGCCACCTCTGGGCGGACGAAGCGGACGCGCTCGCGCCCGGCGACGAGCGCGTCGTCGTCGACTCGCCGCTCGGCCGAACCGGCCTCGTGACGTGCTACGACCTGAACTTCGTCGCGGAGAGCGCGGCGTTCACCGGCGACCGAGTGGACGCGTTGTTCGTCGTCGGCGCGTGGCCCGCGCCCTACGCGCAGAACTGGAACCTCCTCCTGCGAGCGCGGGCGCTCGACGGCGTGCGCTGGGTCGTCGGCGCCGGGCGGACGGGCCGCCGCGACCTCCCGGACGCGCCCGTCACCGACTACGCCGGCCAGTCCCGCGTGATCCGCCCCGACGGAAGCGTGCAGGCCGCGCTCAACCGCCGCGAAACAGACCTCGTCGCCGACATCGACCCCGACGACATCGCCGCGCACCGCGAGTTCATCCCCGTCGTCTGA
- a CDS encoding DUF5799 family protein, with product MSDWQDRIVGERMRVDDEFQHRVEASSFSNQQWGLVMTAVEFDIEHPEDPERARLVADTSNLTHVMDELDNVEAGMAAMAGGQQRDDDSGGILGDVKRMLGIGDSGDSGSDEERASEAAALAQEYADALQEKLEENGRWDEIREAAV from the coding sequence ATGAGTGACTGGCAGGATCGAATCGTCGGTGAGCGGATGCGGGTGGACGACGAGTTCCAGCACCGCGTGGAGGCGTCGTCCTTCTCGAACCAGCAGTGGGGGCTCGTGATGACCGCGGTGGAGTTCGACATCGAGCACCCCGAGGACCCGGAGCGCGCGCGGCTGGTCGCGGACACGTCGAACCTCACGCACGTGATGGACGAACTCGACAACGTCGAGGCGGGCATGGCGGCGATGGCGGGCGGCCAGCAGCGCGACGACGACAGCGGCGGAATTCTCGGCGACGTGAAGCGCATGCTCGGCATCGGCGACAGCGGGGACTCCGGGAGCGACGAGGAGCGGGCGTCGGAGGCCGCGGCGCTCGCGCAGGAGTACGCGGACGCCCTGCAGGAAAAGCTCGAGGAGAACGGTCGCTGGGACGAGATCCGGGAGGCCGCGGTCTAG
- a CDS encoding ribonucleotide-diphosphate reductase subunit beta, with the protein MADEPGLLDPTAQTYRYYRHAVENHWDPHDIDLEADADAVADLDDATFTNLRGSLAAFGAGEESVTEDLAPLAVVLDDISDELFVTTQLYEESKHADFFDRYWRTVVTPEEERRGMTPTSPTDDRWFSAAYVELFDRMADAMNQLLVEDTPETRANAYCHYHLTIEGILAQTGYYGLTNAYGGTNDLAVDLPELPGLVAGLTRIRGDEGRHVGFGMHQLKESVEAGEVDPEFIRDTVDDLLPLVQESVTPDAGSGGAVADDPLGLVEYAVDKHTQRMQQITNASADIPDVDTLTALE; encoded by the coding sequence ATGGCTGACGAACCCGGCTTACTCGACCCGACAGCGCAGACGTACCGCTACTACCGGCACGCCGTCGAGAACCACTGGGATCCACACGACATCGACCTCGAAGCGGACGCGGACGCCGTCGCCGACCTGGACGACGCGACGTTCACGAACCTCCGCGGGTCGCTCGCGGCGTTCGGCGCGGGCGAGGAGTCCGTCACGGAGGACCTCGCGCCGCTCGCCGTCGTCCTCGACGACATCAGCGACGAACTGTTCGTGACGACGCAGCTCTACGAGGAGTCGAAGCACGCGGACTTCTTCGACCGCTACTGGCGGACGGTCGTCACGCCCGAGGAGGAACGACGCGGCATGACGCCGACGAGTCCGACCGACGACCGCTGGTTCTCCGCGGCGTACGTCGAACTGTTCGACCGAATGGCGGACGCGATGAACCAGTTGCTCGTCGAGGACACGCCGGAGACCCGCGCCAACGCGTACTGTCACTACCACCTCACCATCGAGGGAATCCTCGCGCAGACGGGCTACTACGGGCTGACGAACGCGTACGGCGGAACAAACGACCTGGCGGTCGACCTCCCCGAGCTTCCCGGGCTGGTCGCCGGCCTCACCCGTATTCGGGGTGACGAGGGCCGTCACGTCGGGTTCGGCATGCATCAGCTCAAGGAATCCGTCGAGGCCGGCGAGGTCGATCCCGAATTCATTCGGGACACCGTCGACGACCTCCTCCCGCTGGTGCAGGAGAGCGTCACGCCGGACGCGGGGAGCGGCGGTGCGGTCGCGGACGACCCGCTCGGTCTCGTCGAGTACGCGGTCGACAAGCACACCCAGCGAATGCAGCAGATTACGAACGCGAGCGCGGACATCCCGGACGTCGACACCCTAACTGCGCTTGAGTAG
- a CDS encoding DUF5779 family protein, with protein sequence MSDFELDLRSAEEHLSPELDSDFEGRVVLGVLDGQTGNEEWLGELDAGNVLVLAVDGELDDLAGGFAGPVKDAGGTLMHFRSFLVVTPPGVDVDTDRL encoded by the coding sequence ATGAGTGACTTCGAACTGGATCTGCGGAGCGCGGAGGAACACCTCTCGCCCGAGCTCGATTCGGACTTCGAGGGGCGGGTCGTCCTCGGCGTGCTCGACGGCCAGACGGGGAACGAGGAGTGGCTGGGCGAGCTGGACGCGGGGAACGTGCTGGTGCTCGCGGTGGACGGCGAACTCGACGACCTCGCGGGCGGGTTCGCGGGGCCGGTGAAGGACGCGGGCGGGACGCTGATGCACTTCCGGTCGTTCCTCGTGGTGACGCCGCCGGGCGTGGACGTGGACACCGACCGACTGTAG